The Euphorbia lathyris chromosome 2, ddEupLath1.1, whole genome shotgun sequence genome includes a window with the following:
- the LOC136219859 gene encoding putative E3 ubiquitin-protein ligase RF298 isoform X1 yields MASMVAKANSSSSCSSPVLPLVSVQEKGSRNKRKFRADPPLGDSSKSLGSPQNECSSYEFSAEKFEAAPAHGPLTGCDLCGINTDHSDGLKLDLGLSSGVGPAEVGTSQNSEELESEEPHDADWSDLTESQLEELVLSNLDAIFKSAIKKIVACGYTEEIATKAVVRSGLCYGCKDTVSNIVDNTLAFLRNGQEIDPSREHCFEDLQQLEKYILAELVCVLREVRPFFSTGDAMWCLLICDMNVSHACAMDGDPLNSFAPEGVSDGTSVSSQSQTKTEAKSSCELNLPNPCKSEPSLSCSHNSQSEATSNVAGVPNLPKPKNTVLNGLVSEKDGSNSTFDPADKSFSIAGTSQSPVLEEKFIVSRKVHSNSTKKEFILRQKSFHLEKGYRTYGTKGPRAGKLSGLGGLILDKKLKSVSDSAVNIKNASLRFSKVMGVDVPQDNGIQNLSSNNGPSTPTSNAASSLSKTSILSALPGVNTQHATHAAPAGNVPPAVNTPPAPPAVNAQTATPAVNAQTATPAVNAPPATPAENNAPRAPAVNIPLSLSATDTELSLSLPAKTSHLSVPVSCNGEVLNCSHAGIPYDKSLAQWVPKDKKDEMIVKLVPRVRELHNQLQEWTEWANQKVMQAARRLGKDKAELKSLRQEKEEVERLRKEKQTLEENTMKKLTEMENALCKASGQVERANSAVRRLEVENAALRQQMEAAKLRAAESAASCQEVSKREKKTLMKFQSWEKQKILLQEELTTEKQQVAQLLQHLEQAKQLQEQYEARWQQEEKGMEELLLQANSLRKEREQNDVSAKSKENMIRLKAEKNLHKYKEDIQKLEKEISQLRLKMDSSKIAALRRGITESYSSRVTDVKNGADQKEFSTVYLSKIVADLQEFSETGGVKRERECVMCLSEEMSVVFLPCAHQVVCTTCNELHEKQGMKDCPSCRSPIQRRIPVLFAHP; encoded by the exons ATGGCATCAATGGTTGCTAAAGCCAATAGTAGTAGTAGCTGTAGCAGTCCAGTTTTACCATTGGTATCTGTCCAAGAAAAAGGAAGTAGAAATAAGAGAAAATTCCGGGCTGATCCACCTTTGGGTGATTCCAGTAAGAGTCTAGGTTCACCTCAGAATGAATGCTCTAGTTATGAGTTTTCTGCTGAGAAATTTGAGGCCGCCCCAGCTCATGGGCCTTTAACTGGGTGTGACCTTTGTGGTATTAACACAGACCATTCTGATGGGTTGAAACTTGACCTTGGTTTATCTAGTGGCGTAGGCCCAGCTGAGGTTGGAACAAGCCAGAACAGTGAGGAATTAGAATCAGAAGAACCTCACGACGCTGATTGGAGCGATCTTACAGAATCTCAACTAGAAGAACTTGTTTTAAGCAATTTGGATGCAATCTTCAAGAGtgcaattaaaaaaattgttgcTTGTGGTTACACTGAAGAAATTGCTACTAAGGCTGTTGTGAGGTCTGGCCTTTGTTATGGGTGTAAAGATACGGTGTCCAACATTGTGGATAATACTTTAGCATTTCTTAGGAATGGTCAGGAGATTGATCCTTCGAGGGAGCACTGTTTTGAGGATTTACAACAGCTGGAGAAGTATATTTTGGCAGAATTGGTTTGTGTGCTCCGAGAAGTCAGGCCTTTCTTCAGCACTGGGGATGCCATGTGGTGCTTGTTGATTTGTGATATGAATGTTTCTCATGCTTGTGCAATGGACGGTGATCCTTTGAATAGTTTTGCTCCTGAGGGGGTTTCAGATGGTACTTCTGTTTCCAGTCAATCGCAGACAAAAACAGAAGCGAAGTCTTCTTGTGAACTCAATCTTCCAAATCCCTGTAAATCGGAACCTTCTCTTTCTTGTTCTCATAATTCTCAATCTGAGGCAACCAGCAACGTGGCAGGAGTTCcaaatttaccaaaaccaaagAATACTGTTCTTAACGGACTAGTTTCTGAGAAGGATGGATCCAATTCTACATTTGATCCTGCAGATAAATCTTTCAGCATTGCTGGAACATCTCAATCTCCTGTACTGGAAGAGAAGTTTATAGTCAGTAGAAAGGTTCATTCTAATAGCACCAAAAAAGAATTTATCCTTCGGCAGAAGTCATTTCATTTGGAGAAGGGCTATCGGACATATGGTACCAAAGGGCCTAGAGCGGGGAAACTGAGTGGTTTGGGTGGTTTAATCTTGGATAAGAAATTAAAATCTGTTTCAGATTCTGCTGTTAACATAAAGAATGCTTCTTTGAGATTTAGTAAGGTAATGGGGGTCGATGTGCCTCAAGATAATGGAATCCAGAATCTCTCAAGCAATAATGGACCCTCTACCCCGACATCTAATGCAGCTTCTTCATTATCCAAAACCAGTATACTGTCTGCACTACCTGGCGTCAACACCCAACATGCAACACATGCAGCACCTGCAGGCAACGTCCCACCTGCAGTCAACACCCCACCTGCCCCACCTGCAGTCAATGCCCAAACCGCAACACCTGCAGTCAACGCCCAAACCGCAACACCTGCAGTCAACGCCCCACCTGCAACACCTGCAGAAAACAATGCCCCTAGAGCACCTGCAGTCAACATTCCACTTTCATTATCAGCCACCGATACCGAACTGTCGCTCTCATTACCGGCAAAAACCAGCCACTTGTCAGTCCCTGTTAGCTGTAATGGTGAGGTGCTTAATTGCAGTCATGCTGGGATACCATATGATAAGTCTTTGGCACAGTGGGTTCCAAAGGACAAGAAGGATGAGATGATTGTAAAGCTCGTCCCCAGGGTGCGGGAATTACACAATCAGCTTCAAGAATGGACAGAATGGGCGAACCAGAAAGTTATGCAAGCTGCTCGAAGGCTGGGCAAGGACAAGGCTGAACTTAAGTCACTTAGGcaagagaaagaagaagttgAACGGCTCAGAAAAGAGAAGCAAACTCTGGAGGAGAATACCATGAAGAAGCTCACAGAGATGGAAAATGCCTTATGCAAGGCTAGCGGACAGGTGGAGAGAGCTAATTCTGCTGTCCGGAGGCTTGAGGTAGAAAATGCTGCATTGAGGCAACAGATGGAGGCTGCTAAATTACGTGCAGCAGAATCAGCTGCAAGTTGTCAGGAAGTGTCAAAGAGGGAGAAGAAGACACTGATGAAGTTTCAGTCATGGGAAAAGCAGAAAATCCTATTACAAGAAGAGCTTACGACTGAAAAACAACAGGTTGCTCAGCTACTACAGCATCTAGAGCAGGCTAAACAACTACAAGAACAATATGAG gcTAGATGGCAACAAGAAGAGAAGGGAATGGAAGAACTACTTTTGCAGGCCAACTCattaagaaaagaaagagaacaGAATGATGTGTCAGCTAAATCTAAGGAGAATATGATCAGATTGAAAGCAGAAAAAAATCTGCACAAGTACAAAGAAGATATTCAGAAGCTTGAAAAAGAAATCTCCCAATTGAGGTTGAAGATGGACTCTTCAAAAATTGCAGCACTGCGGAGGGGCATCACCGAAAGCTATTCGAGTAGAGTCACGGATGTTAAAAACGGTGCTGACCAGAAGGAGTTCTCAACTGTTTATTTGTCGAAAATAGTTGCAGATCTTCAAGAATTCAGCGAAACAGGAGGCGTTAAACGGGAAAGAGAATGCGTGATGTGTCTTTCGGAAGAAATGTCGGTGGTTTTCCTCCCTTGTGCACATCAAGTGGTATGCACAACCTGCAATGAGCTCCATGAGAAACAAGGAATGAAGGATTGCCCTTCTTGTAGAAGTCCTATCCAGAGGCGTATTCCTGTACTTTTTGCTCACCCTTAA
- the LOC136219859 gene encoding putative E3 ubiquitin-protein ligase RF298 isoform X2, translating into MASMVAKANSSSSCSSPVLPLVSVQEKGSRNKRKFRADPPLGDSSKSLGSPQNECSSYEFSAEKFEAAPAHGPLTGCDLCGINTDHSDGLKLDLGLSSGVGPAEVGTSQNSEELESEEPHDADWSDLTESQLEELVLSNLDAIFKSAIKKIVACGYTEEIATKAVVRSGLCYGCKDTVSNIVDNTLAFLRNGQEIDPSREHCFEDLQQLEKYILAELVCVLREVRPFFSTGDAMWCLLICDMNVSHACAMDGDPLNSFAPEGVSDGTSVSSQSQTKTEAKSSCELNLPNPCKSEPSLSCSHNSQSEATSNVAGVPNLPKPKNTVLNGLVSEKDGSNSTFDPADKSFSIAGTSQSPVLEEKFIVSRKVHSNSTKKEFILRQKSFHLEKGYRTYGTKGPRAGKLSGLGGLILDKKLKSVSDSAVNIKNASLRFSKVMGVDVPQDNGIQNLSSNNGPSTPTSNAASSLSKTSILSALPGVNTQHATHAAPAGNVPPAVNTPPAPPAVNAQTATPAVNAQTATPAVNAPPATPAENNAPRAPAVNIPLSLSATDTELSLSLPAKTSHLSVPVSCNGEVLNCSHAGIPYDKSLAQWVPKDKKDEMIVKLVPRVRELHNQLQEWTEWANQKVMQAARRLGKDKAELKSLRQEKEEVERLRKEKQTLEENTMKKLTEMENALCKASGQVERANSAVRRLEVENAALRQQMEAAKLRAAESAASCQEVSKREKKTLMKFQSWEKQKILLQEELTTEKQQVAQLLQHLEQAKQLQEQYEF; encoded by the exons ATGGCATCAATGGTTGCTAAAGCCAATAGTAGTAGTAGCTGTAGCAGTCCAGTTTTACCATTGGTATCTGTCCAAGAAAAAGGAAGTAGAAATAAGAGAAAATTCCGGGCTGATCCACCTTTGGGTGATTCCAGTAAGAGTCTAGGTTCACCTCAGAATGAATGCTCTAGTTATGAGTTTTCTGCTGAGAAATTTGAGGCCGCCCCAGCTCATGGGCCTTTAACTGGGTGTGACCTTTGTGGTATTAACACAGACCATTCTGATGGGTTGAAACTTGACCTTGGTTTATCTAGTGGCGTAGGCCCAGCTGAGGTTGGAACAAGCCAGAACAGTGAGGAATTAGAATCAGAAGAACCTCACGACGCTGATTGGAGCGATCTTACAGAATCTCAACTAGAAGAACTTGTTTTAAGCAATTTGGATGCAATCTTCAAGAGtgcaattaaaaaaattgttgcTTGTGGTTACACTGAAGAAATTGCTACTAAGGCTGTTGTGAGGTCTGGCCTTTGTTATGGGTGTAAAGATACGGTGTCCAACATTGTGGATAATACTTTAGCATTTCTTAGGAATGGTCAGGAGATTGATCCTTCGAGGGAGCACTGTTTTGAGGATTTACAACAGCTGGAGAAGTATATTTTGGCAGAATTGGTTTGTGTGCTCCGAGAAGTCAGGCCTTTCTTCAGCACTGGGGATGCCATGTGGTGCTTGTTGATTTGTGATATGAATGTTTCTCATGCTTGTGCAATGGACGGTGATCCTTTGAATAGTTTTGCTCCTGAGGGGGTTTCAGATGGTACTTCTGTTTCCAGTCAATCGCAGACAAAAACAGAAGCGAAGTCTTCTTGTGAACTCAATCTTCCAAATCCCTGTAAATCGGAACCTTCTCTTTCTTGTTCTCATAATTCTCAATCTGAGGCAACCAGCAACGTGGCAGGAGTTCcaaatttaccaaaaccaaagAATACTGTTCTTAACGGACTAGTTTCTGAGAAGGATGGATCCAATTCTACATTTGATCCTGCAGATAAATCTTTCAGCATTGCTGGAACATCTCAATCTCCTGTACTGGAAGAGAAGTTTATAGTCAGTAGAAAGGTTCATTCTAATAGCACCAAAAAAGAATTTATCCTTCGGCAGAAGTCATTTCATTTGGAGAAGGGCTATCGGACATATGGTACCAAAGGGCCTAGAGCGGGGAAACTGAGTGGTTTGGGTGGTTTAATCTTGGATAAGAAATTAAAATCTGTTTCAGATTCTGCTGTTAACATAAAGAATGCTTCTTTGAGATTTAGTAAGGTAATGGGGGTCGATGTGCCTCAAGATAATGGAATCCAGAATCTCTCAAGCAATAATGGACCCTCTACCCCGACATCTAATGCAGCTTCTTCATTATCCAAAACCAGTATACTGTCTGCACTACCTGGCGTCAACACCCAACATGCAACACATGCAGCACCTGCAGGCAACGTCCCACCTGCAGTCAACACCCCACCTGCCCCACCTGCAGTCAATGCCCAAACCGCAACACCTGCAGTCAACGCCCAAACCGCAACACCTGCAGTCAACGCCCCACCTGCAACACCTGCAGAAAACAATGCCCCTAGAGCACCTGCAGTCAACATTCCACTTTCATTATCAGCCACCGATACCGAACTGTCGCTCTCATTACCGGCAAAAACCAGCCACTTGTCAGTCCCTGTTAGCTGTAATGGTGAGGTGCTTAATTGCAGTCATGCTGGGATACCATATGATAAGTCTTTGGCACAGTGGGTTCCAAAGGACAAGAAGGATGAGATGATTGTAAAGCTCGTCCCCAGGGTGCGGGAATTACACAATCAGCTTCAAGAATGGACAGAATGGGCGAACCAGAAAGTTATGCAAGCTGCTCGAAGGCTGGGCAAGGACAAGGCTGAACTTAAGTCACTTAGGcaagagaaagaagaagttgAACGGCTCAGAAAAGAGAAGCAAACTCTGGAGGAGAATACCATGAAGAAGCTCACAGAGATGGAAAATGCCTTATGCAAGGCTAGCGGACAGGTGGAGAGAGCTAATTCTGCTGTCCGGAGGCTTGAGGTAGAAAATGCTGCATTGAGGCAACAGATGGAGGCTGCTAAATTACGTGCAGCAGAATCAGCTGCAAGTTGTCAGGAAGTGTCAAAGAGGGAGAAGAAGACACTGATGAAGTTTCAGTCATGGGAAAAGCAGAAAATCCTATTACAAGAAGAGCTTACGACTGAAAAACAACAGGTTGCTCAGCTACTACAGCATCTAGAGCAGGCTAAACAACTACAAGAACAATATGAG TTTTGA